In Planctomycetota bacterium, the following are encoded in one genomic region:
- a CDS encoding methyl-accepting chemotaxis protein — MTLNRKLTFAFGGLIAITLCLGGVLGWKMLDIRHNAEMVSQEYLPEVQLAADIKHATDQLNLAGRTFGMTGEESFYLEGVKREKELEATFDAADELVEQFPDLTRLAAEIKEARDHEHEYKLLLEETAEADRERDEAVARLKHADEAVMAALETIMVSQRTKLDNEIAIGQSADKLTTRAAKCRAGGILRNTVNQARVATITAQATRDSAVIDEGLAHLVRADELIAELDAAFVDSADIAALATVKEAVDEYRDGMLYVRHAMEVFNDVAPRRAAAGEALSEDAQSIMAAGVSSALKLSDQTTSSASAGVTVVVIGSGVALTVGLALAFLLTRSISRQINPIVAGLASGAEQTNAAASQVSNSSQSLAQGASEQAASLEETSSALEEMSSMTRRTADSAGQARALASQAQSAAADGAEAAVRMEQSMGQIATNASETAKIIKTIDEIAFQTNLLALNAAVEAARAGEAGKGFAVVAEEVRSLALRSAEAARDTNMLIQQSVEGAQGGVKIGNDVAQILENIKASNDKVSGLINEIAAASNEQAQGIEQVNNSMSQMDKVTQASAANAEESAAAAEELASQSEQVRSVVDQLQEMVGRGAATSADVAVPRAADNRDDDFATFRMAA, encoded by the coding sequence ATGACACTTAATCGAAAACTCACCTTCGCTTTCGGCGGACTCATCGCCATCACGCTCTGCCTCGGTGGCGTGCTCGGCTGGAAAATGCTCGACATCCGCCACAATGCCGAGATGGTCAGCCAGGAGTACCTCCCGGAGGTTCAACTCGCTGCTGACATTAAGCATGCGACCGATCAGCTAAACCTTGCCGGCCGAACGTTTGGCATGACCGGCGAAGAGTCGTTCTATCTCGAGGGCGTCAAACGCGAGAAGGAGCTCGAAGCGACCTTCGACGCCGCCGACGAGCTTGTCGAGCAGTTCCCTGACCTCACGCGCCTTGCCGCGGAGATCAAGGAAGCGCGGGACCATGAGCACGAGTACAAGCTGCTTCTCGAAGAGACTGCCGAAGCGGACCGCGAGCGTGACGAAGCGGTGGCTCGTCTCAAGCACGCCGATGAGGCGGTGATGGCGGCGCTGGAGACGATCATGGTGTCACAGCGGACCAAGCTCGACAACGAGATCGCCATCGGACAGAGCGCCGACAAGCTCACGACCCGCGCCGCCAAGTGCCGAGCTGGCGGTATCCTCCGAAACACCGTCAATCAGGCCCGTGTCGCCACCATCACCGCCCAGGCCACCCGCGACTCTGCGGTTATCGACGAAGGTCTCGCACATCTCGTTAGGGCCGACGAACTCATCGCCGAACTCGATGCCGCGTTCGTCGATTCCGCAGACATCGCCGCGCTCGCGACGGTCAAGGAAGCAGTCGATGAGTATCGCGACGGCATGCTCTACGTTCGCCACGCGATGGAAGTGTTCAACGACGTGGCTCCCCGGCGGGCCGCCGCGGGCGAGGCGTTGAGCGAAGACGCGCAGTCCATCATGGCCGCCGGAGTTTCGAGTGCCCTTAAGCTCTCGGACCAAACCACATCGTCCGCTTCGGCGGGCGTCACCGTCGTGGTTATCGGCAGTGGCGTCGCGCTCACGGTCGGTCTCGCGCTTGCTTTTCTGCTCACACGCAGCATTTCCCGCCAGATCAATCCGATCGTTGCCGGCCTCGCCTCAGGTGCCGAGCAGACCAACGCCGCCGCTAGCCAGGTCAGCAACTCCAGCCAGTCGCTCGCCCAAGGAGCTTCCGAGCAAGCGGCATCGTTGGAAGAGACCAGCAGCGCGCTCGAAGAGATGAGCAGCATGACCCGCCGCACCGCCGACAGCGCGGGCCAGGCCCGAGCATTGGCGAGCCAAGCCCAGTCGGCCGCAGCCGATGGTGCCGAGGCGGCCGTGCGCATGGAACAGAGCATGGGCCAGATCGCCACCAACGCGTCGGAGACGGCCAAGATCATCAAGACGATCGACGAGATCGCGTTTCAGACCAACCTCCTAGCCCTCAACGCCGCAGTGGAAGCAGCCCGGGCCGGCGAGGCGGGCAAGGGCTTCGCTGTCGTCGCCGAGGAGGTGCGCAGCCTCGCCCTCCGCAGTGCCGAAGCAGCCCGCGACACCAACATGCTCATCCAGCAGAGTGTCGAGGGTGCCCAAGGCGGCGTGAAGATCGGCAACGACGTCGCGCAGATCCTCGAAAACATCAAGGCTTCCAATGACAAGGTGAGCGGCCTGATCAACGAGATCGCCGCCGCCTCCAACGAGCAGGCCCAAGGTATCGAGCAGGTCAACAACTCAATGTCACAGATGGACAAAGTCACCCAGGCATCGGCGGCAAATGCCGAAGAATCGGCCGCTGCCGCGGAAGAGCTTGCCAGCCAATCCGAACAAGTCCGTTCGGTCGTGGACCAACTCCAGGAAATGGTCGGCCGCGGAGCTGCGACGTCTGCCGATGTCGCCGTGCCACGAGCCGCCGATAACCGTGACGACGATTTTGCGACCTTTCGCATGGCCGCATGA
- a CDS encoding calcium-binding protein: MSSPNVESLEGRRLLAADTPLMDDVTITTTITDATPEYAHFIGLQDVDTLGSPLNRRLYAVHDGFVVMSQQGYLDVDALRVPGSNRSMGYQVLWEQREAALHGDLSPIERAGGVEAFAALTDEQLLVAAKNMSMYYRAADTGGQLATYFIGGDELQVIQTMRMTSTASAELTIAEYGRTTNYEQNVILSADVTFSGDIRPDDATLSLRGSTLWITGTPGDDVIGISRKGSRVHVNFNGKVIKYPAEKIGLFQVHGLAGDDYIEVGGRLPAAALAGGSGNDTLLGGDGNDELSGQSERDQLFGRGGRDVLVGGDDNDLLDGGANPDRLYATETDPAYMTLKPDLYPSGSLDKTIFWDGHDTLRGGGGSDFLRGGTAPDSLEGGPGNDQIWTNGAGYAYPTHGVALDFEHDLVSGGSGNDSIQVDSNSRTIVPNSGGARVDAGDGDDRISSTTRYATLRGGAGDDYIEGTSFNLLIGNAGDDVLYSYESQGSYDDTSVDGGSGFDLWRSATVYNDAFVASRDVERFEWVDD, translated from the coding sequence ATGAGTTCTCCGAACGTTGAATCGCTCGAAGGCCGGCGGTTGTTAGCTGCGGACACGCCGTTGATGGATGATGTCACGATCACCACCACCATCACCGACGCCACCCCAGAGTACGCGCATTTCATCGGGCTGCAGGACGTCGACACGCTCGGCTCACCTCTCAATCGGCGCTTGTACGCCGTCCATGATGGCTTCGTGGTGATGAGCCAGCAGGGGTATCTGGATGTAGACGCGCTGCGTGTCCCGGGCTCGAACCGCTCGATGGGGTATCAGGTCCTGTGGGAGCAACGCGAAGCTGCGCTTCACGGGGACCTGTCGCCAATCGAGCGGGCGGGCGGGGTGGAGGCTTTTGCAGCGCTCACCGACGAGCAGCTGCTGGTCGCGGCGAAGAACATGTCGATGTACTACCGCGCCGCCGACACCGGCGGGCAGCTCGCAACGTACTTCATCGGTGGAGACGAGCTGCAAGTCATTCAGACGATGCGCATGACGAGCACGGCCTCGGCCGAGCTCACCATCGCGGAGTACGGCCGAACAACCAACTACGAGCAAAACGTCATTCTCAGCGCCGACGTGACCTTCAGCGGCGACATCCGGCCCGACGATGCGACGCTCTCCCTGCGCGGCTCGACCCTGTGGATCACCGGCACGCCCGGCGACGACGTGATCGGCATCTCACGCAAGGGGTCGCGCGTTCACGTCAACTTCAATGGCAAAGTCATCAAGTATCCGGCCGAAAAGATCGGGCTGTTCCAGGTCCATGGATTGGCCGGTGATGATTACATCGAGGTCGGCGGTCGGTTGCCCGCGGCCGCACTTGCCGGGGGTAGCGGCAACGACACGCTCCTGGGCGGTGACGGCAACGACGAACTCTCCGGCCAAAGCGAACGCGATCAGCTCTTTGGCCGAGGCGGACGCGATGTGCTCGTCGGCGGCGATGACAATGACCTGCTCGACGGCGGCGCCAACCCCGACCGGCTCTACGCCACCGAGACCGATCCGGCCTACATGACCCTCAAACCTGACCTGTATCCCAGCGGCAGCTTGGACAAGACGATCTTCTGGGATGGCCACGACACCTTACGTGGCGGCGGAGGCAGCGACTTTCTCCGGGGCGGCACCGCACCCGACAGCCTCGAGGGCGGCCCCGGGAACGACCAGATCTGGACCAACGGCGCAGGCTATGCGTACCCGACCCACGGCGTCGCGCTCGACTTCGAACACGATCTGGTCAGCGGCGGATCGGGCAATGACAGCATCCAGGTCGATTCCAACAGCCGAACGATCGTCCCAAACAGCGGCGGCGCTCGGGTCGATGCCGGCGACGGCGACGATCGCATCAGCTCCACAACCAGATACGCCACCCTACGCGGCGGCGCGGGTGACGATTACATCGAAGGAACGAGTTTCAATCTGCTGATCGGGAACGCTGGGGACGACGTTCTCTATTCCTATGAGTCGCAAGGCTCATATGACGATACTTCCGTCGACGGTGGTTCAGGCTTTGACCTTTGGCGATCAGCGACCGTTTACAATGACGCTTTCGTCGCCAGCCGGGACGTCGAGCGTTTCGAGTGGGTTGACGATTGA
- a CDS encoding protein-glutamate O-methyltransferase — protein MPALDDNLTDAQFKRVADIVYKHCRINLHDGKRDLVRARLTRRLQETGIADFKTYLADLEANPGAPEFQKFIDSLSTNLTSFFRESSHFDYLVKTHLSEVMRRKKAAGSKSIRGWSAGCSSGEEPYTLAITLLEALGNDGSDCGGWDVKLLASDLSTRVLSKAQAGVYPAERVKNVPKPMLARHTDPRQMPNGDAAVAMKPHVRELIKFRHLNLMEPWPFRGPFDFIFCRNVMIYFDKPTQETLVNRYHEVLAPGGVLFTGHSESLTGISHSFKYTQATIYKK, from the coding sequence ATGCCCGCCCTCGACGACAATCTCACTGACGCGCAGTTCAAGCGTGTGGCCGACATCGTTTACAAGCACTGTCGGATCAACCTCCATGATGGCAAGCGCGACCTGGTGCGAGCCCGCTTGACGCGGCGGCTTCAGGAGACGGGGATCGCGGACTTCAAAACGTATCTGGCCGACCTCGAAGCCAATCCGGGTGCCCCGGAGTTCCAGAAGTTCATCGACTCCCTGAGCACCAACCTCACGAGCTTCTTCCGGGAGAGCTCGCACTTCGACTATCTGGTCAAGACGCATCTGTCGGAGGTGATGCGCCGGAAGAAGGCGGCCGGCAGCAAGTCGATCCGTGGTTGGTCGGCCGGGTGTAGCAGCGGCGAGGAGCCATACACGCTTGCCATCACGCTGCTGGAGGCGCTCGGCAATGACGGCAGCGACTGCGGCGGTTGGGACGTGAAACTCCTGGCAAGTGACCTGAGCACCCGCGTGCTGTCGAAAGCACAAGCCGGCGTGTACCCGGCCGAGCGCGTCAAAAACGTGCCCAAGCCAATGCTTGCCCGGCACACCGACCCGCGCCAAATGCCCAACGGCGACGCCGCCGTCGCGATGAAGCCGCACGTCCGAGAATTGATCAAGTTCCGGCACCTGAACCTGATGGAGCCCTGGCCGTTTCGCGGCCCGTTCGACTTCATCTTTTGTCGAAACGTCATGATCTACTTCGACAAACCGACGCAGGAGACGCTAGTGAACCGATACCACGAGGTACTTGCCCCCGGCGGCGTCCTGTTTACCGGCCACAGCGAGTCGCTCACCGGCATTTCTCATTCATTCAAGTACACCCAGGCGACGATCTACAAGAAGTAA
- a CDS encoding chemotaxis protein CheX, giving the protein MSTATAILDAQHDSIVQAFADALDTMGFMFADLAEEVPAVPDEAVRIRMHFRASIHTDLAGIFEMNASRTFAALLTANVLGCDPIDLDDEAINDCAKELINVAVGAFTPLLSDDPDETFTLTPPSYETIGEEDWQEALFAEGTVSLISEGEPVVVRVIVE; this is encoded by the coding sequence ATGTCCACAGCCACCGCTATCCTCGACGCGCAGCACGATTCGATCGTGCAGGCGTTTGCCGATGCCCTCGACACGATGGGCTTCATGTTCGCCGATCTGGCCGAAGAAGTGCCAGCCGTGCCCGACGAAGCCGTCCGCATTCGCATGCACTTCCGCGCGTCGATCCACACCGATCTTGCCGGTATCTTCGAGATGAACGCGAGCCGGACCTTCGCGGCACTGCTCACCGCCAACGTGCTGGGCTGCGATCCGATCGACCTCGACGACGAGGCGATCAACGACTGCGCGAAGGAACTGATCAACGTCGCGGTCGGTGCGTTCACGCCACTGCTCAGCGATGATCCGGACGAGACGTTCACACTCACGCCGCCGTCCTACGAGACGATCGGCGAGGAAGATTGGCAGGAAGCCCTCTTCGCCGAAGGTACCGTGAGTCTCATCAGCGAGGGCGAGCCCGTGGTCGTCCGCGTGATTGTGGAGTAA
- a CDS encoding methyl-accepting chemotaxis protein, with translation MTIKKKLITGFAVATIPALLLGFYAYATAVKVEHRADAITNQALPGSLYSGLADAWCRMEYVYAAQYVNARSNDDVLKGKAKDQLDFYKAESVKDLEKYGNRALSDADKALHEKTMTAYAQWATLRDKVIDLSDNGQGLAARELVNTDAHEAMVTLTTLTGELMDYNGALGETSSKGITDEIKSQETGVLFGMFGALVVSGAIGFFVSRGITTQMNRIASELSSGADQATNAAGQVSSSSQSLAQGASEQAASLEETSSSLEEMSSMTKKNADTAREATALSNEASASAARGNEAMQKMSSAITQIEGSAKETAKIIKVIDEIAFQTNLLALNAAVEAARAGEAGKGFAVVAEEVRNLAMRSAEAARNTSTLIQQSVENANSGVEISNEVASVLEDITRGSEKVNGLISEIAAASSEQATGIEQVNTAVAQMDKVTQESAANAEESAAAAEELASQSEQVRSVVIELQRMIGTKGFGDEGISFKPSSLLKFPKRKAAPVADAASFEAPPAPVNARPAQSSELIPFDDDFSDFDTKAA, from the coding sequence ATGACCATCAAGAAGAAACTCATCACCGGCTTCGCCGTTGCCACCATCCCCGCGTTGTTGCTCGGTTTTTACGCCTACGCCACCGCCGTCAAGGTCGAGCACCGCGCCGATGCCATCACCAACCAAGCCTTGCCCGGTTCGCTCTACAGCGGATTGGCCGATGCTTGGTGTCGGATGGAGTACGTCTACGCGGCTCAGTATGTCAACGCTCGCAGTAACGACGATGTACTCAAGGGCAAAGCCAAGGACCAGCTCGACTTCTACAAAGCCGAGTCGGTGAAGGACCTCGAAAAGTATGGCAATCGCGCCTTGTCCGACGCTGACAAGGCGTTGCACGAGAAGACGATGACTGCCTACGCCCAATGGGCGACGTTGCGCGACAAGGTGATTGATCTGTCAGACAATGGCCAAGGTCTCGCCGCACGTGAACTCGTCAACACCGACGCCCACGAAGCGATGGTCACGTTGACCACGCTTACAGGCGAACTCATGGATTACAACGGTGCGCTCGGCGAAACCTCGAGCAAGGGGATCACCGACGAGATCAAGAGCCAGGAAACCGGCGTGCTGTTCGGCATGTTCGGTGCGCTGGTTGTCAGTGGCGCCATCGGCTTCTTCGTGTCGCGTGGCATTACGACGCAGATGAACCGCATCGCCAGCGAGCTTTCCAGCGGCGCCGATCAGGCGACCAACGCCGCCGGTCAGGTCAGCTCCTCCAGTCAGTCGCTCGCCCAAGGTGCCAGCGAACAGGCCGCGAGTCTCGAAGAGACCAGCAGCTCGCTCGAAGAGATGAGCAGCATGACCAAGAAGAACGCCGACACCGCCCGCGAAGCGACGGCGCTCTCCAACGAAGCCAGCGCTTCGGCCGCCCGTGGCAACGAGGCGATGCAGAAAATGTCGTCCGCCATCACGCAGATCGAAGGTTCGGCCAAGGAGACCGCGAAGATCATCAAGGTCATTGACGAGATCGCGTTCCAGACCAACCTGTTGGCACTCAACGCCGCGGTCGAAGCGGCCCGTGCGGGTGAAGCGGGTAAGGGCTTCGCGGTGGTCGCCGAGGAAGTGCGGAACCTCGCGATGCGTTCGGCCGAGGCCGCCCGCAACACCAGCACCCTCATTCAACAAAGCGTCGAGAACGCCAACAGCGGCGTGGAGATTTCCAACGAAGTTGCCAGCGTCCTCGAAGACATCACCCGTGGCAGCGAGAAGGTTAACGGCCTGATCAGCGAGATCGCCGCCGCCAGCAGCGAACAGGCGACCGGCATCGAGCAGGTCAACACCGCCGTGGCTCAGATGGACAAGGTCACGCAGGAGTCGGCCGCCAACGCCGAGGAGTCCGCCGCCGCCGCCGAGGAACTGGCCAGCCAGTCCGAACAGGTCCGCAGCGTCGTGATCGAGTTGCAGCGGATGATCGGCACCAAGGGCTTCGGCGATGAAGGCATCTCTTTCAAGCCGAGTTCGCTGTTGAAGTTCCCCAAGCGTAAGGCCGCCCCGGTCGCCGACGCCGCGAGCTTCGAAGCGCCGCCCGCGCCGGTCAACGCTCGCCCGGCACAGTCGTCGGAACTGATCCCGTTCGACGATGATTTCAGCGACTTCGATACGAAGGCTGCTTAG
- a CDS encoding chemotaxis protein CheD translates to MQLTINISDFKVSKNPGDVLVTYSLGSCIGVAIADPQAQVAGLLHFQLPESRMDEDRAVRQPAMFADTGLDALIASMIEHGAEKRRLRVKIAGGAKMLAGSETFDIGKRNHTAIRKALWKHGLMVDTEECGGNVPRTMYVNVADGRVMLKRKADTVAQSATPSRPRVAGGLASNRPRLNLSKSSSAASTTAASSPMRIGV, encoded by the coding sequence ATGCAACTGACGATCAACATCTCCGACTTCAAGGTCAGCAAGAACCCCGGCGACGTTCTAGTCACCTACTCGCTCGGCTCGTGCATCGGTGTCGCGATCGCCGACCCGCAGGCACAGGTGGCCGGGCTTTTGCATTTTCAGTTGCCCGAAAGTCGGATGGACGAGGACCGTGCCGTCCGCCAGCCGGCGATGTTTGCAGATACCGGGCTCGACGCACTCATCGCGTCGATGATCGAGCACGGTGCCGAGAAGCGGCGCTTGCGTGTGAAGATCGCCGGTGGGGCGAAAATGCTCGCGGGCAGCGAAACGTTCGACATCGGCAAACGCAATCACACCGCCATTCGTAAAGCGCTCTGGAAGCACGGCCTGATGGTCGACACCGAGGAGTGCGGCGGCAACGTTCCCCGCACGATGTACGTCAACGTCGCTGACGGGCGGGTCATGCTCAAACGCAAGGCCGACACCGTGGCCCAGTCCGCCACGCCATCCAGGCCCCGCGTTGCCGGGGGGCTGGCTTCCAACCGTCCGCGCCTCAACCTCTCCAAATCATCTTCCGCGGCGTCGACCACCGCGGCGTCATCGCCGATGCGGATCGGCGTCTGA
- a CDS encoding calcium-binding protein — protein MLVEPLPRRLLLSATPELVTVKADITSATGNYVGVLDGESYSATIPTQLLEDDVFDLVDDNGGMRIADALPSNDAGYYFDQVGNILGTDAIRRLEDAIDDELGDLTDDIPFFDYDFDDLLGDIDIDYTKFSDTSARLTLGFDTPFDLFSADVTIDYNLTSPTTGTVFLESDAVSDRLFANFEVLGLANLPADGAAELVGTTLFVNGSADSDTLDISANGEAVFVQLNGQPIGSFDRLGINVLEISGGDGDDTITLGDAVPASIINGKAGHDVINAGAGNDQIFGGSGNDYIFGNDGNDIIFGEAGRDTLTGGAGKNVLFGGSDADRLNGSGGRDALFGQEDGDRLYGNGGNDTLDGGGGVDRLFAGSGDDLLIGGGSNDKLYAQAGNDTLIGNAGRDLMNGGPGDDTAFLDDENDPSLIDEVENIL, from the coding sequence ATGCTCGTCGAACCCCTGCCGCGCCGGTTGCTGCTCTCCGCGACGCCCGAACTCGTCACCGTCAAAGCCGACATCACCAGCGCGACCGGCAACTACGTCGGCGTGCTCGACGGCGAGAGCTACTCCGCCACGATCCCGACGCAGTTGCTCGAGGACGACGTGTTCGATCTCGTCGACGACAACGGTGGGATGCGCATCGCGGACGCGCTGCCGTCCAACGACGCGGGCTATTACTTCGATCAGGTCGGCAACATCCTCGGCACCGACGCCATCCGTCGGCTCGAAGACGCGATCGACGACGAACTCGGCGACCTCACCGACGACATCCCGTTCTTCGATTACGACTTCGACGATCTGCTCGGCGACATCGACATCGACTACACCAAGTTCAGCGACACCAGTGCACGTCTCACCCTCGGTTTCGATACGCCGTTCGACTTGTTCAGCGCGGACGTGACGATCGACTACAACCTCACCTCGCCGACGACGGGCACGGTGTTTCTCGAATCGGACGCGGTAAGCGACCGGCTGTTCGCGAACTTCGAAGTGCTGGGCTTGGCCAACCTGCCCGCCGACGGCGCGGCCGAACTCGTCGGCACCACGCTCTTCGTCAACGGCAGCGCCGACAGCGACACGCTCGACATCTCGGCCAACGGCGAAGCCGTCTTCGTCCAACTCAACGGGCAACCGATCGGGTCGTTCGACCGTCTCGGTATTAACGTCCTCGAGATCAGCGGCGGCGATGGCGACGACACGATCACCCTCGGTGACGCGGTTCCGGCCAGCATCATCAACGGCAAGGCCGGCCACGATGTCATCAACGCCGGCGCCGGCAACGACCAGATCTTCGGCGGCTCGGGCAACGACTACATCTTCGGCAACGACGGCAACGACATCATCTTCGGCGAGGCCGGGCGCGACACCCTCACCGGCGGCGCGGGCAAGAACGTTCTCTTCGGCGGAAGCGACGCCGACCGGCTCAACGGCTCGGGCGGCCGCGATGCCCTCTTCGGCCAGGAAGACGGCGACCGCCTCTACGGCAACGGCGGCAACGACACCCTCGACGGCGGCGGCGGTGTCGACCGTCTCTTCGCCGGCAGCGGCGACGACCTGCTCATCGGCGGCGGCTCCAACGACAAGCTCTACGCCCAAGCCGGCAACGACACCCTCATCGGCAACGCCGGCCGTGACCTCATGAACGGCGGCCCCGGCGACGACACAGCCTTCCTCGACGACGAGAACGATCCGAGCCTGATCGACGAAGTCGAGAATATTCTGTGA
- a CDS encoding chemotaxis protein CheW has translation MSEATPTHTSESTQDPRAGKYLTFALADEGYGIEIMKVREIIGVMEITRVPRTPPHVVGVVNLRGQVISVVDLRSKFDMPTAERSDETCIIVAETTRGGRKISTGLIVDRVSEVLDIAEAQIDDAPQFAGEVDTGFIRGIGKVGDAEGASGQEVKILLDIDAILDADHETETDAAPVAEAA, from the coding sequence ATGTCCGAAGCCACACCCACTCATACATCCGAGTCGACGCAAGATCCTCGTGCCGGGAAGTACCTCACGTTCGCCCTGGCCGACGAGGGCTACGGGATCGAGATCATGAAGGTCCGCGAGATCATCGGCGTGATGGAAATCACCCGTGTCCCGCGCACGCCTCCGCACGTGGTCGGCGTGGTCAACCTGCGTGGGCAAGTCATCAGCGTTGTCGACTTGCGTAGCAAGTTCGACATGCCGACCGCCGAGCGGAGTGACGAGACCTGCATCATCGTCGCCGAGACGACGCGGGGTGGTCGCAAGATCAGCACCGGCCTGATCGTCGACCGCGTGAGCGAAGTTCTCGACATCGCCGAAGCTCAGATCGACGACGCGCCGCAGTTCGCCGGCGAGGTCGACACCGGCTTCATCCGCGGCATCGGCAAGGTCGGCGATGCCGAGGGGGCCAGCGGCCAGGAAGTGAAAATCCTGCTCGACATCGACGCGATCCTCGATGCCGACCACGAAACCGAAACAGACGCCGCGCCGGTCGCGGAAGCCGCCTGA
- a CDS encoding chemotaxis response regulator protein-glutamate methylesterase: protein MPIRVLIVDDSAVVRQILTRALSADPEIEVVGAAPDPYVARQQIANHKPDVLTLDVEMPRMDGITFLRHLMRSHPLPVVVLSSLTTRSSRSAVAALEAGAVEVVAKPDGSFSVGDLSRELATVVKRASKIAVRKRETSVTGVERLAMAETTDKVLAIGASTGGVGALTEVLRRFPATAPGTVIVQHMPPAFTRSFADRLNQQCAVELKEAADGDSVAPGRVLIAPGGCHMELRRSGARYHVTLVDGPEEHHQKPAVDRLFRSVGKYAGANAIGAVLTGMGADGAAGLLTMKNAGAATLVQDEKTSVVWGMPGECVKNGAAEKQVPIERVAEELLRLASQRAAA, encoded by the coding sequence ATGCCCATTCGTGTACTTATCGTCGACGACTCCGCGGTCGTACGGCAGATTCTGACGCGTGCGCTTTCGGCCGATCCTGAGATCGAAGTTGTTGGCGCCGCGCCTGATCCGTACGTCGCCCGCCAGCAGATCGCCAACCACAAGCCGGACGTGTTGACGCTCGACGTCGAGATGCCGCGGATGGACGGGATCACGTTTCTGCGTCATCTCATGCGCAGCCATCCCTTGCCCGTTGTCGTGCTCAGCTCGCTGACAACGCGCAGCAGTCGGTCGGCCGTCGCGGCACTTGAGGCCGGCGCGGTCGAGGTCGTCGCCAAGCCCGACGGCAGTTTCAGCGTCGGCGACCTGAGCCGGGAGCTCGCGACCGTCGTCAAGCGGGCGTCGAAGATTGCCGTGCGCAAGCGTGAAACGAGTGTGACCGGCGTTGAGCGATTGGCGATGGCCGAGACGACCGACAAGGTGCTCGCCATCGGTGCGAGTACCGGTGGCGTCGGGGCGCTCACCGAGGTGCTGCGCCGTTTCCCCGCGACCGCGCCGGGCACCGTGATCGTCCAACACATGCCGCCGGCGTTCACGCGCAGCTTCGCCGACCGGCTCAACCAACAGTGTGCCGTCGAACTCAAGGAAGCGGCCGACGGCGACAGCGTCGCGCCGGGCCGCGTGCTCATCGCGCCGGGGGGCTGCCACATGGAACTGCGCCGCAGCGGTGCGCGTTACCACGTCACCCTCGTCGATGGCCCCGAAGAGCACCACCAGAAGCCGGCCGTCGATCGCCTGTTCCGCAGCGTCGGCAAGTACGCTGGTGCCAATGCGATCGGCGCGGTGTTGACCGGCATGGGCGCCGACGGCGCGGCCGGGCTGCTCACCATGAAGAACGCCGGTGCCGCCACCCTCGTGCAGGACGAAAAGACCAGCGTCGTCTGGGGCATGCCCGGCGAATGCGTGAAGAACGGCGCAGCCGAAAAACAGGTCCCGATCGAACGCGTCGCCGAGGAACTGCTGCGCCTCGCTTCCCAACGCGCCGCAGCGTGA
- a CDS encoding response regulator, translated as MSNPSAPHILITDDSATMRAVIRRTLGMAGFDLDRVEQATNGREAFETVQRATESGKPFDLLLLDLHMPEMTGMEVAEKLHDEPTIAGGAKVIVVSSEATEARIDEMLGKGVAGYVMKPFTPEQIRDVAEAALGYSPQAEAA; from the coding sequence ATGAGCAATCCTTCCGCACCCCACATTCTGATCACCGACGACTCCGCGACGATGCGGGCCGTCATCCGGCGCACGCTCGGCATGGCCGGGTTTGATCTCGACCGTGTCGAGCAGGCGACCAACGGCCGTGAAGCCTTTGAAACCGTTCAGCGTGCGACCGAGTCGGGCAAGCCGTTCGATCTGTTGTTGCTCGACCTGCACATGCCGGAAATGACCGGCATGGAGGTCGCCGAGAAACTGCACGACGAACCGACCATTGCCGGCGGCGCGAAAGTGATCGTCGTCAGCTCCGAAGCGACCGAGGCGCGCATCGACGAGATGCTCGGCAAGGGCGTGGCGGGGTACGTGATGAAGCCGTTCACGCCGGAACAGATCCGCGACGTCGCCGAAGCCGCGTTGGGCTACAGCCCCCAGGCTGAAGCCGCGTAA